From the genome of Mustela lutreola isolate mMusLut2 chromosome 16, mMusLut2.pri, whole genome shotgun sequence, one region includes:
- the CHST8 gene encoding carbohydrate sulfotransferase 8, producing the protein MTARAGTMRLACMFSSILLFGAAGLLLFISLQDPTELAPQQLPGIKFSIRPQQPYNDVPPGSSQDGDSKAPTEKVPGDLSSRAPRDFHLPVPDQPQAHLNTGARPRPRQRRRRLLIKKMPPAAAVPANGSVGVFARPAPWAPDGHWVTLHRSQQERKRVMREACAKYRASSSRRAVTPRHVSRIFVEDRHRVLYCEVPKAGCSNWKRVLMVLAGLASSTADIPHNTVHYGGALKRLDTFDRQGILHRLSTYTKMLFVREPFERLVSAFRDKFEHPNSYYHPVFGKAIMARYRANASREALRTGSGVRFPEFVQYLLDVHRPVGMDIHWDHVSRLCSPCLIDYDFVGKFESMEDDANFFLSLIRAPRNLTFPRFKDRHSQEARTTAQIARQYFTQLSALQRQRTYDFYYMDYLVFNYSKPFADLY; encoded by the exons GAATAAAGTTCAGCATCAGGCCACAGCAGCCCTACAAC GACGTCCCACCAGGCAGCTCCCAGGATGGTGATTCAAAGGCACCGACGGAGAAGGTCCCCGGAGACTTGTCCAGCCGGGCCCCAAGGGACTTCCACCTGCCAGTGCCAGACCAGCCTCAAGCCCACCTAAACACGggggcccggccccggccccggcagCGCCGCCGGCGGCTACTTATCAAGAAAATGCCCCCTGCGGCAGCTGTCCCGGCCAACGGCTCAGTGGGCGTGTTTGCGCGGCCGGCACCCTGGGCCCCCGACGGCCACTGGGTCACCCTGCATCGCAGCCAGCAGGAGCGCAAGCGGGTGATGCGGGAGGCATGTGCCAAGTATCGGGCCAGCAGCAGCCGCCGGGCGGTCACCCCCCGCCACGTGTCCCGCATCTTCGTTGAGGACCGCCACCGCGTGCTGTACTGCGAGGTGCCCAAGGCGGGCTGCTCCAACTGGAAGAGGGTGCTCATGGTGCTGGCGGGGCTGGCCTCGTCCACCGCCGACATCCCGCACAATACTGTCCACTACGGCGGCGCCCTCAAGCGGCTGGACACCTTTGATCGCCAGGGCATCCTTCACCGCCTCAGCACCTACACCAAGATGCTCTTCGTCCGCGAGCCCTTCGAGAGGCTGGTCTCCGCCTTCCGCGACAAGTTCGAGCACCCCAATAGCTACTACCACCCCGTGTTCGGCAAGGCCATCATGGCCCGTTACCGGGCCAACGCATCCCGGGAGGCACTGCGGACGGGCTCTGGCGTGCGCTTCCCCGAGTTCGTCCAGTACCTGCTGGACGTGCACCGGCCCGTGGGCATGGACATCCACTGGGACCACGTCAGCCGGCTGTGCAGCCCCTGTCTCATCGACTATGACTTCGTGGGCAAGTTCGAGAGCATGGAGGACGACGCCAACTTCTTCCTGAGCCTCATCCGGGCGCCGCGGAACCTGACCTTCCCGCGGTTCAAAGACCGGCACTCGCAGGAGGCCCGGACCACGGCGCAGATCGCCCGCCAGTACTTCACCCAGCTTTCAGCCCTGCAGCGGCAGCGCACCTACGACTTCTACTACATGGACTACCTGGTTTTCAACTACTCCAAGCCCTTTGCGGACCTGTACTGA